The region CTTGGGCACCTTGGGGGGGGATGGAGGAGCCTGACATCCCAGAGATAGCACTTGGCTCCCAGACCCACCGAGTGCAGCTCCCTGGTCCTGCAGATGCCACAGAGAAATCTGTCACCCCTGGAAATGTGGCAGCTCTCCTGGCATAGGCTTATCCTCACCTCAGCCCAAAACCCGGTCATGCTGAGCCCCACCACGTGCTACCTCTCGGTGCAGGTTTTTACGTCACCCTGATTGTGAACCGATGGTGGGCCCAGTACACCAGCATTCCCCTGCCCGACCAGCTCATGTGCGTGATCTCCAGCAATGTCCATGGCAAGGACGAGAGGGGCCGGATCCTGCGGCGCACCCTCATCCGCTACGCCAACCTGTCAGCGGTCCTCATCCTGCGCTCAGTCAGCACCAGGGTGCTCAAGCGCTTCCCCACCATGGACCACGTGGTGGAAGCAGGTGAGGAGTTAAGCCCTGGGGATGATGGCTTGTGATGTGGGATGAGAGTTGGGGAGCACAGACGTGTCCCCACAACCAGGAAGGTGTGCTGAGGGACGGGGATCCTTGCAGGTATCCCTTGCCCCATACACAGGGTGGCATCCTTGCACAGATGTTCACCCCCAAAGagccccacatctcctctgCTCAGTCCTCATCTCCAGGGGCTATAGTTTCACTGGTAAAACCCTGCATTCCTGCTGGGGACATTCCCCAAAAGGCTTCTCCCGCACCATCTGTGGTGCTGAGCCTCTGCCCTGCCACAGGCTTCATGACGCAGGATGAGCTCAAGAAGTTCGAGAGCCTCTACTCCGACTTCAACAAGTACTGGATCCCCTGCGTGTGGTTCACCAACCTGGCAGCCCAGGCCAGGCGGGATGGCCGTATCCGAGACGATGTTGCTCTCCGCCTGCTCATGGACGTGAGTTGGTGCTGGGTGTAGGGGGGGACCAGGCAACACAGTGGGCTTGTGCAAAGCTTGGGTCACCCATCCTTGTCCTCCCTACCCAGGAGCTGAATCTCTACCGGGCCAAGTGCAGCATGTTGTTCCACTACGACTGGATCAGCATCCCCCTGGTGTACACACAGGTGGGTACCAACACACCCCATTGGCCCCCCAAGCCCAGATCTCAGATCCTTCCTAGCCACAATGGCAGAGGAGCCCTACAGCCTCCAGTCTGATGGGGAACACTTCACCCCCTCCCCAAAAGCACTTTACTTCTCCCTTCAATATGGTACCAGACGTGGCAGAGCCCCTCAGGGATATGGAGGAGCATGGGGTGGTGGGGTTTAGCTTTAAGGCCACAAGAGCATCAGTGCCCAGTTGAACCTCTTGCATTGTCATTGCTCCTATGCCATGCCAAGCATCCCCCTCGGCTCTCACCCTCACCACTACCTGACTCGCACTTCTGGCAGGTGGTCACCATCGCCGTCTACTCTTTCTTCGCCTTCTGCCTCATCGGGCGGCAGTTCCTGGAGCCACTGgagccagggcaggagggggacCTGGACATGTACGTCCCCCTCTCTACTCTCCTCCAGTTCTTCTTCTATGCCGGCTGGCTGAAGGTGAGACATGATCATGTAGATGGGCTTTGCTTTATGGGCTGGGAGTAGCCAGGTAGCCCTGCGCACCCctgagctatggggcagctggCGCAGGGCATGCCATCAGCCGCATCATGGCTAGCTGCCCTTGGGGACACACCTTCTGGGCCCACTAGAGCACCATGGAGCTCCAAGTCTGCACGTTTTGTGTGGCCCATGGGTAGACCAAGGGATGGAGAGCCCTGTGGGAAGGTCTCCCTGTCCCTGTTCCCCTGTCTCACCTgaccttctccctccccaggttGCAGAGCAGATCATTAACCCTTTCGGAGAAGACGATGATGACTTTGAGACCAACAAGCTGATAGATAGAAACCTGCAGGTGGGTCCTGCCCCAGGCTGCCACTGCATGGGGCTGCTGcagttggggtgcagggatatCCTGGCAGTGGGATCtgtgccctgccagcccccagccctgctcctggccaCGCAGGCCCTTGTCCAAAATAGATTCCCATGCAAGAAAGCAGagctccttccttccctgtccTGCCACGTGTCTGCTCCCCACAGGAGGGTCAGCACCACGCAAGGGACACCCAGCAGCCTGGCACCGCTGCTCAGCCCCTCACCTCTGAGGAAAGCATTCAAAAGCCACCCCTTGTCCCCTGCCTTTGCCGTGCCCAGGTGTCCCTGCTCTCCGTGGATGACATGTACCAGAACCTGCCACCTGCCGTGAAGGACAAATACTGGAATGAGTCCACAGCTCAGCCCCCCTACACCGTGGCCACAGCTGCTGAGACCTTGAAGCCCTCATTTTTGGGCTCCACTTTTGACATGCGGTAAgtgcacagcacagccctggggctggagaaggtggTGAATGTTTCAGGGTAGCAATAGCACGACCAGGCTCTTCTCCCCTGGGTCCAATTACAGCCAGCAGAGAGCAAAGCCCCCCCTGGGAGCCCATTGCTCAACCCCTGTGCGGCTTGGGGCTTCGCTGGGTGATGGATAagccatggggcagggatgtGGCCTCCTAGAGCTGCTCCCCTGCTTGCAAATGCATGGGGATGGAGGCAGTGAGTGGTGCTGAGCATCCTTGTGGGAGATGGCAAcctgtccccatcaccctgCCATGCTCCCCCAGCATGTGTGAGGACAcagagcagagccagctggCGGAGGCCTCGCCGAGCATGCCGCGCATCCAGACACCTCTGCTCAGCCGCTTCTTCACCGCCGCATCCCCTGCCATCAGTATCAAAACCTTTGGCCGGGGCAGCCGAGGTCACCCCCACCTGCGGCGTCCTCGGGCAGATGGTGGCTTCCCCTCCCCTTACCCCAACCGCTCTGAGGACCCCGAGTTGGTGGACCGCAtcgaggaggaggagaaggaggatgaggagatggaggatgaggagagcCAGGCCAGCAAGCCCACCACACCTGGTGGTCGCCTGGGGGTGACCCAACCACCGGAGGTCTCAGAAACACAGGAGGAGCTGCCACTGATCCGGGTGAAGTCACcgtccagcagcagcagcagggctgacCAGCCGGAGGCCTGGGAGCCCTGAGGCTGCCCCCACTGCAAGGCAGTGCCACCGCCAGCCATAAAGCTCCCTGCCCCCAGACACCCCCCACCAGACCCCCTTGTCCAGAAGGACATCGCCAGGTTTTTTGCCACCCAGCCCTGAGCCAAGATGTGTCCCCTCAAGTTGATGGGAAGATCCTGGTGGGTTTGGGATCCGGCAGACAGCCTTCAACACTTGCTGTTAGCCCCAAAACTCCAGGATTCAGCCCATGTGTGTGACAATGCCACTGATTTACAGCTGGCCACTCTTACATCTTGCTCCCATGGCCCAacagaggggacaggggacagcCCAGAAGCCTGGGAGGAGGGCATTAGTCTTGCAGAAAACCAACACCATGATGGACATGTCCCCTCAACATTAATAAAGCTATTGCCAATCTCCGCTTTGAGGATCTTCCTTCCCAGTGCAAATCATCACCAGCAGTGAGACAGGAGGGACAGTACCAAGGGGCAGACGAGTTTGGATTTTATCAAGGAGTGTGCATGTTCTCCTGGGGCAAAAAGGGCACAGCCCCATAGACTGACACCagtgatttgggggggggatATTAGACCAAGTGATACAGCCAGAAACACCAAAAAGATGCTTTCAGCCCCTGCAGGATTTCTGCATTCAGACACACGTTTCACCTGAGAATATTAGcagaaatattaaagaattCCCTTTCCTGTAAGCCCTCTTTTCCCAAagctacttttcttttaaagctccCGTCTGCCCCAGCaagccagccctgctcctcctccgCTGCCCTCTGGGCCACTGCTGGACCTGTTAAAGCATAACCATGAGGTCATTTTCTGGGTTGGACCACGTAGCATGAAAATACCTCCAAGTTAATACTGTGTGGAACTGAGAGCCACTCGACAGCAAGGAGCAGCACTCAAGATGATGAGCGACCTCACAGGTTATGCTGCTGGCTGCTCATTGTATGAAAACTaaggctgtttttctttaaattcagcCCTCTCATCTCTCTGCAGAAATGCGAAAGGTCCTTAGACCAGACTTTGGCATCTCATAACCGCAGCGAGACTAAAGTGGTGCTTAACTCCAGCCCCTGCCCCTCTCTTTCTGGCTCAGGGCACGGCACGCTTACCTCCTCCCAGGCAGGTAAATCTCTGCGCACATCCACAGGGCGACGCAAGGGCCAGATGAGAAACCACACATCCCGCGGCCGAGCCACACAGGGTCCTGCAAATATGTGCCAGCGTGGAAGCCTGGTACCACTCGTCCCTGGCCAGCTGCCACCATCCCATTCCCATGTCACACCTATAGCATAGCTCTGGTGTGGGATAGATGCTGGTTCATTCCCACGGGTCATTGCCCCTGGCAGCCGTGCTTTCCAGAGCGCTAACTTTATAAGCGATGTGCATTGATGAATTAGCCATAACCATGTTCATCAGGGGACAGGTTTACAGCTCCTGCTCTCACCCCGAGCTGACACTTCCTCTGTaaacctcagtttctccatctgTACAAAGTCCCCCAGAAACACCCTGACTCCTGTTTGCGCTCCgtggagaaaagaaacaaaacacactcAGAGGAAGCAGCCGTGACGCATTGCTCCCAAGCGCTCCTTATCGCCTCCACCTCACCTCTCTGGAAAGCAGGCGTTtctggagagcagggaaagTTTACCCTACATCACTATGGAGAAGGAATGTGCTTGTGCAAACGCCCGGCCCAGCCCCAGTCCTACTGCCAGGGACTCCAGAAGCACAGCTGGGTGTTTACAGTGCCCGCGAGTGCACACCCACAACACACAGCAGTGGCCACAGGTACCATTTCCTGGTGTGGTTGGGGTGTCTCTGTCTGTGGCACAGACCCATCCTTGGCTCCAAGCCTGAGGAACTCGTGCTGCCCAGGGCACCCAGAACTAAATCAGGTCCCTGTGCTGCCCGCTGGCACCTCCTGCTGCCACGCCAAGCAGGAAGGGGAGAGTGCTGCACGGAAAATCTAGAACATCCACCAAGCACAATCTATTTGTGGGGCGCAGTTTGCATTTTGAGGCGTAAGGTCTCCCCCCAGAGCTGGGGGCAGGATGATGGACCATTTCCTTCAGCTCAAGGCTAAAATTCTGCCAGGTAGCCTGCCTCGCACCAGACTGCTCCTATGGATAAATGAGGCTTTTGTAAGCACACGGTGGCAGATACCAGATGTGTGGGTCCGGCCTGTCCCCAGTGCCCCAAGAATAGCCCTTTGAGGGGCTCCCAACATTGCCCTACACAAAGCATTTGGTGACTCAATGCAAAGATCCATCCTGCTGCCTTCTTTAAAATCAGGAGCCCCAAGGAATGGCATCTCATACTCCAAAACATCCAGAAGAGCTTTTGTTCACCACAGCTTGCTAATCCCACCACAAAtgacagagcagaaagctgGAGCTTGTACCCAGCTTTCGAAAGGGACAGACCACGATGAAAGTCTGACCCTTCTGCTAGAAGGAGTTTATCTTGCACTACAGTGAGACCAAGGAGGTCAGGGAAGGACCAGCTGGTCACTGAGCAGTGCAGCCAGGCTTGGTTGTGAGACTGGACTCTGAAGGGAATCTTACAACCAGGCAGGAAACACCAAGCAAAGGTAAAAGGGGCTGCTGGCCCGAACCATGTGAGCATGTCTGATCTggaaagcagaggcaggaggcaCCAGCTGCAGAGGCTGGAGGTGTAGGAGACAAGTCTTCAGCCCAGCTCTGCACAATCACAGCCTAGGAAAAGcaccactgcagctgcagagctgctcccaacACATCCCTCCCTCTCTGGAGGCAGTGGAGCCCCTTCCCTCACTTCAACACCCCAAATGCAGCACGTCTCGATTTAACACACCACAGAAAAATAGGGAGATGCGTGCCCAGCCGCACCCCCCCAGTAGCTCCTAGAGAGCCAGAACTCTTTGACGTTTCCAACTTCCTCCTGCTCGTATGCTTCCAGTACTGCAAATTTTTTGCATGAACCAAGTCTGACAACACTTTTCACACTGTGTAAGTCCATTAAGTCACCGTCCTAGAACCCAGAGATGTTTTGACAGCATGCAGGGTCAGAGCCTGCCTGAAGACAGGAAAGTGTTCAGGGATTCCAGGAGAGGTcttcttcctttgcattttaGGGCCAAAGGAGCCTATCAAGCCCCCTCACACCGCACATACAAATGAGCACACCACTTCTTTACTGTAGAACACTTCTGGGTTTATTCTATCTCTCAGCAGAATGGTTTTTattcatttgccttttctggCCTTGATCTTCCTCAAGTAGAACTCCAATTCCTTGCCTTCCAACACATAGCCATCGGCTCGGCCACACTGTCCAGGTCTGGAGGCAATGCAGGCTGCAAGAGGAAACCATCCAGTTAAAGAAGTTTAATAATTCACCACTCCCAGGTagacacaaactgaaataaaacgCTGCATGCGGTCTCTCTGCAAAAGCACTGATGAACAAGTTATCAGCCACAGAGACACCACAGTTAACGTGCTGGCTTCAGCACCTGAGGGTTTCCACTCTCGAACCTGCTCTGCTGACTAATGAAGTCCTCTTCAGATCTCCAAACTGTCATCGCTCAAATTCAGTAGCAGAACTGGACAAAGGTCTCATCACCAGAAGACTTCACAACACTGAACTATTTGCCAGAACTTGAAACCAGTCAAAACCGTTACATGTCTGCAGCACATTATTTTGACACAGAGTGCAGCCCATGGGTTTCTGCCTATTTTGCAAGTTCCAAGCCCCATAATTTTTCTCAAAGGGCAACCAGGAATGATCAGCCTCAGAAGCCAGACTGGGACACGAAACAAAGTTTCAGAAAGAGATCTACCCTTCCTGCCAGAAGTGGCTCTTCTCCCaacaagataaaagaaaagttactttGAAGACCCAAAGATACTCTGCAGATATGGAGAACAACCCACTGCTCTCCCCTGGCCGTCAGCTTTATCaattaaagcagaattttaagtGATTCTAAGACTAAGATCTGTTCTGGCACCCTGTTTCTGCCCTGACTCCCTTATCTACACCCACACTGATGCTGTCAGTGACTCACCAAGTAGCTTTCCTTGCTGAAACTGCTCCTCAAGAATACTTGCAATCTTGGCATTCTTCTTTCGCTCATCGTATTTTTTCTGGATCTTCTTTGAACGCTTCTTGTTCAAgatttcctcctcttcaggaGTCTAAAAACAAGATCATAAGCAAAGACAAGGTTAAAAATACAGCCACCTTCTGGTAGCATAGGTGGTCACCACTAATACAAAAGAGACCTGTCCTCAGCCTTGTACTGTTTCCCAAGTTTTATGTGGCAGAGGTACTAACGCTTCAACCTCACAGAATCAGGTGCTACGCTTCACTTTTGAGGCCAGGAAATGCAACGTTGCTAACCAGAGTCACTGCTGACAACAAAGCACAGCGCCTTAGGGAAGGGTGCTCTTAGACAAATGAAATTGCAAAGGTTTCCTCAACTAACTAATCCCCCTCTAAAATAGTGaatcctttttcctctctgcagacaTCATGAGAGCGTTTGGGTGTGGTGCAGGCCCTGGCAGACAGGGTACAAGCTCCCCCGCACGCTTCTTATCTGCACAGCGCTCAGataagaaatgctttgtttctcacGCAAGGAAACACCTTAAGCTGAGCGCTACACATAGTGGTTTGAATACCTTCTAGCTGTCTCGGGTCTGGATCTTGAAACAAATTAAAGACAACAAGTCTGGGTAGTTTAAAGACAACTTAAAAGCAAGCTGAAGTTCAGTTAGCAATCCACAAGCTTCTGATCAAAGCAATCACTCCACAGCACAAGGATCTGACCCACAACAGTCTTCCTCAGCATCAAAAAATGTCATCGCTCTTCCATCAGTAGCAGAACTGGACAAAAGTATCATCATTAGAAGACCAAACAGATCAACAAGCAGGTCCTTGTGCTTAAATGGGTGCAATGCCTTCAGAGAGCACTCAGTGGTACTGAGCACTTCATTAGCAGAGCCATACTTCTCCTGGGAACTGTTGGGAATGCAGCCCAGACAACCAGTGCTAACCTGTGATGCGTACTCAGCCCTTTTGTGGCAGGCATCCGATAGCAAACTGTCTCTGGCAGGGCAGACTGTGCTCTGCAGAGAGTCAAACAACAACAATCCCAGACGTACCAGTTTGGCCCCCTTCTTGCGTCCAAGGGGCAAAGCATAGTGGGCTTCATACCACTGTCGGTATGGGGTGCTATCAACGAGAACAATGCAATTCTTCACCAGGGTCTTTGTCCGCACCAGTTCGTTGTTGGAAGCATTGTAGACGACATCAATGATTCTGGTTTTGCGAGTGCAGCCTTTCAAAAGAAGAGTATGAAGTCAAACCTACAGGGATCAGAGAACTGAGTATACAGTCCACAGCACCCCACGTATCCTCAAACTATCTCACACTCATCACCCCACCAAATGTCCTCTAACTTCCCTAGCTCCCTAGCACTGAATTTAACTTAGATCTGAGTGCTGAATCTATTTTCCATCAGTTGTTGCTAGGACAGAAGCCTACACCTGGAAACTGATTCACTCCAAATGAACAACTGGTATCTGTGGCCTTCCTGGAACTCATCTCAGATAAGACTAAGTAAGGCATTTGCCTTTAATTTCTGGATTGGAAGATGCCCCAGCAGATGCCAAccaacactgcaaacagagctCAGCCCTGCATGTACTTCCTAAAACTACTGAATCAAGCCGTGCTGATTGGGACTGCTCTTCAATGCATAACAGAAACCGTTTTTATAGGACAAGAGTGTATAAGTAAAGCAAGAGTGGGACTATGGTGCTTTCAAGACCCGCCTTGTTTTAGCTACCAGATTTGACTGTAAAGCAGCTGTCTGCCCTGCAGACACAGCACTCCATGTACGCAAAGGCACAAGATgggttttctcctctttgctcGTGTACCTCCATCCTTGTTCTGCAAGGTACACTCAAGTCCCTTCTGTTCTGTAATGCTGCCCAGGAATACAGCACTTTTCATGGACGGACAATGCTTTGGTATGACTGAGAAGAAAGCACATCCACTCACCCTCACACACCAGCTACCCAACACCACCTCCCTCGCTGCTGGCTTCCCCATCCTGCTGAGTAACACTAAACAGCTCAGGCTCAAGTTAAATGGTCTTCAGTTtgtaattcagagaaaaaaacaccttgcCCAGGGGAAATAAAACAGCCTCCTCTCTTGCTAGTGTGCTTCGCGCTTTTGCTTATTAAAGCAGGACTATGAAATAAATTGCACCTGCTAATCTAACACTCTCCTAGAGCCACTCCTTCTCAGGAAAACCCTCAACACCTTTCTTTCTTGTACAGGATCACTTAACTTCTACTAAATGTTCatcaataaacagaaaaagttcCACTTACTAAGAAGTATTCATATGTAACTTTTCTGCCCCTCTGTAGTTCCCCCACCCCAGCAAAATGGTACGCGAGCATGTCACTCAGTGTAACTATGACATTCCAATCACTGTGAACTTAGCAGACATCCTAGTCTCCTAAGGCCACATAAGGTCAAAGTTGTCATCACTATGCATGCCGCTTCAGACCCAGTACTGCAAGCTCCACAACTTTCAAATCCAGCCTACAAATCCATGCTTGCATCATCATCCCTCTATTCTGCAGCAGTACTGGAGACCAACACATTAATTTTCCCTTCTAACACATCACACTTACAATGTACTTACATTCCGATCCCCAGGAGAAATTGCCGACATCCAACCGAAGTGCACGGTACTTCTTATTTCCACCACGAACCCTCACTGTATGAATGCGGCGTGGGCCAATCTACGGTCAGAAACAAACACCAGGGTCTGAAACACTGCACAGCTTACGCAGGAGGCCAGACAAGCCCTAAACTCAAAGGCAATGTGGTCAGTGTAACTATGACAAACCCTAACATTGGCAGACACAGAAAGCGACCAGAACGGTCTGTTGCATCTACCTAAGGTGAAATTTTCATCATTCCAATTGCCTCTTATTGCAAAAATACATCACTGTTTTCCATAAGCACAGGGGAAAATACcacctttcaaagaaaaagcagatatttaacCACCCACAAAAACCAGCATATATTTAAACTTCTAAGACAACGCAACAGCAACACTAGTTTCAAAACAGAACTACTGACCACTCCCCACAAAACACCCACCTTAGTGTTGGCAGGAGGTCGACCCAACTCATACTTCCTCTTCTTGTGGTAGGGCTTCCTCTTGCCCCCAGTCTTGCGACGCTTATGCCAGTTGTCCCTGGAGATACCTGAATGGAGAGCAGTGTGGTCAGAGAGCAGCACGGAGCCCACCTGGCCATCGCAGGGCACGGATCTGAGTCCTCAGTTCTCCAAGGTTGGTATCCGCACAGAGTACTCAGCCTCATGCAGCAGAGAAACTTCATCATTGATACTCAGATCTGCCTTCGCCTCCTCCTTTCCAGCAGCACAGTACAAAGCAGAGAAGGCTCCCTCCACCATACCTGATGGGTGTCCCTTTGGGAAACAGCCTCTCAACCTACTTCTTGTGTTTGGCACTTTATCCAAAGTGCCCGATCTCAAGTTGCCAGGTACcacgtagaatcacagaatatagAGAACACCCTACACTGTCAACTGGGTCTGTCCCCTCCCTATGGGAAggaaaccccatcccacctgtAGGCTGGACCCATTAACCACAAACACCCCAACTCAACACTGCTTCCACCCAGCACACCGGGTCTCCTGCAGGAACCACCTCCCCCGGGCTTCCCCTCCCGGGGCCCCAAAAAGCCAACCAGTTACACCTTTCAAAAagtcccccccccaccccacctctGCGGGATCCCCTACGAAAGCCGTCCCACCTCATCCCCTGCAGCAGAGACCGCGAGCGATCCCAGCGCTCAGGGCCCGCCGGAGCGCAAGGCCGTCCGTCCCCCCATCGCCCATCGCCATGTTAGGCCTAGCACCCTCCCACCCCCGCCAGCAGCTGAGCGCCGCCGCGGCCGCCGCCAATGGCGGGCGATGTGGGCGGGGGGGACCCCCCGCTGTCATCCGGTGAGGGGCAGGGGCGCCCAGCAGCAGCACGGCGAGCGGATGGCAGCGGATGGCGGCGGGGCCCAGCAGCGGCCGCACTCACCCATGGTACCGCAGTGGCGCAAAGAGGTGGGGCCTGTGCTCACGGGGCCGTTTGGCGCCGTGAGCTCTCGCGAGGCAGTGACGTCAGCGCGCCGCCGGCGCGGAGCGCGCGCAGTTGCTTAGCGACGCGGCAGcgctgggggagggagggaacgCGGGGCGGTGACGGAGCCTCATTTGCATATGATCACCGTTGATTTGCATACCCAACGTGCATCGCTGTCTCGCCACCACGGCCGGTCCCGGTCATCTCCAGCCGTTCGAGCGGCTGCGAGACGCCCGAGACTGGGTCAGGATGGAAAAGATCGGGGAAGTCGATAGGGTCGGCGTTGGTGTCGGGATGTAGGTCGCCGTGTCCTATATAGTGACAACTGAGAATGGGGACTTGTGCGGGGAGGCTGAAGGGTATACTCTGGTTTCTCTTCAGATCGTATAAATCTTTCGCCTTTTACTAAAGATTTCCGTGGAGAGGAACAGTTACGAGTGTCGAGAAATTTTTTGAGGCTCCATTTCGGTGGAGCTATCCCTTTCTTGGTTGAAAATCAGAGctgaataaaaatagtttttatgaCGGTAGGGTCTTACGCGTATGATTCTTACTTATTCTGTTTTACTACAGCAGGAGATCTCTCTCGCTGAGCCGCATTGCTCACGGCCGCAGAACAATTTGTGGCGGTGTTTTACCAGCTTCATCGTGAAGAATCTCATCCTgatgcctaatctaaatcttacccttccaatttaaaaccattcctatCACTCTATGTGCTTGTAGAAAGttcttccccatctttcctgtagccctttttAGTACTGAAGGCTCCTCTTCTCTGGTCTGAACAACTCTCAGCCTCATCCTAgcagacatgctccagccctttgatcatctttgtagccctcctctgaacctgttccaacagctccatatccttcttatgttgaggattccagaactggacacgggactccagatgaggtcgTAGAAGaacagaatcacctctctcaacctgctggccacgcatcttttgatgcagcccaggacacagttggaCTTCTGAGCTGTaagtgcacgttgccggctcatgtcaagcttcaCCCTaactccttctctgcagggctgctctcaagcacgtcgttccccattctgtattgaaaccactcctgggctgcatccaaaggagTGGGACCCGCAGAGTGAGGGGAGGTGATGTTCCCTCTCCACTCAGCCCTCTTGAGGCCCCACCTAGACTCCCATAAAGGCTGTGGTTCTCTCTCACAGATGAACTTTTCAACTCCCCTTCTTGTGCATGCTTTTAAATCCCTTGGGCTCCTCTTCAAGATTGCATCTGGTCCTAGTTCCTGTTATCTGGCTTAGttagatacagtcacattctttctaagAGCAACCTTGCTAGAAGTCCTCACTTAAGCAAAACTATCCAGTCACACGGTAGCTAGAAGTTACTATTCAAGCTAATCCTaaattttagttctaaaatcacaaaatctatACATAATATTCAAGTATATAATTGGTTAGCAACTTATAACgaatcatttcttccttcacttcacaggagaggtgttccaggcctctgatcattttgtggcctcctctggatctgttccaacaggtccatgcccttcttgtgctgaggactccagaactggatgctgGACTCCAGGCtgggtctcatgagagaggagcagagggtagaatcccctccctgccctgcttttggtgcagcccaggatacatttgtttttctgggctgtaagcgcacatgtggagcttctcatttACCtgaccctcaggtccttctcctcagggctgctctcaatctccTCCCCCTCAACGTGAGTGGATTTTCTAGGAATTCTATGAATATTTATCTATCTGCTGTGCATAAACTGTGGGGTTTATATCGGGGGCTTCACACCCGAGTTCGGACGGCCTGTCCCTCCTTGAACGTCCAGAATTTGCgcaaactttaaataaataaaccctcTCTCGCTGATGCGGAGATCGGCTCAGCGCACACCGGGCAACGGAGCCGCATTTCATCTACCACCATCAGCCCTGCTCTTCCCCACCGTCCCACAGCGGGGCTGCAGGGCGGAACTACAACACCCGGCATGCCCTCTGCGT is a window of Cuculus canorus isolate bCucCan1 chromosome 8, bCucCan1.pri, whole genome shotgun sequence DNA encoding:
- the BEST4 gene encoding bestrophin-4, producing MTVSYTLKVADSRFGGFSKLLFRWKGSIYKLLYKEFIVFVVLYAMLSLLYRWLLTEEQKRLYTKVAQYCNRSTDLIPMSFVLGFYVTLIVNRWWAQYTSIPLPDQLMCVISSNVHGKDERGRILRRTLIRYANLSAVLILRSVSTRVLKRFPTMDHVVEAGFMTQDELKKFESLYSDFNKYWIPCVWFTNLAAQARRDGRIRDDVALRLLMDELNLYRAKCSMLFHYDWISIPLVYTQVVTIAVYSFFAFCLIGRQFLEPLEPGQEGDLDMYVPLSTLLQFFFYAGWLKVAEQIINPFGEDDDDFETNKLIDRNLQVSLLSVDDMYQNLPPAVKDKYWNESTAQPPYTVATAAETLKPSFLGSTFDMRMCEDTEQSQLAEASPSMPRIQTPLLSRFFTAASPAISIKTFGRGSRGHPHLRRPRADGGFPSPYPNRSEDPELVDRIEEEEKEDEEMEDEESQASKPTTPGGRLGEELPLIRVKSPSSSSSRADQPEAWEP
- the RPS8 gene encoding 40S ribosomal protein S8; amino-acid sequence: MGISRDNWHKRRKTGGKRKPYHKKRKYELGRPPANTKIGPRRIHTVRVRGGNKKYRALRLDVGNFSWGSECCTRKTRIIDVVYNASNNELVRTKTLVKNCIVLVDSTPYRQWYEAHYALPLGRKKGAKLTPEEEEILNKKRSKKIQKKYDERKKNAKIASILEEQFQQGKLLACIASRPGQCGRADGYVLEGKELEFYLRKIKARKGK